The Anastrepha ludens isolate Willacy chromosome 2, idAnaLude1.1, whole genome shotgun sequence genome contains a region encoding:
- the LOC128858996 gene encoding uncharacterized protein LOC128858996 translates to MKRLWNLLYFSLLWIGISVRAQSSSFYRRTYYSPISSPPTHYFSSHPSSHEFMPLSYASDLHTEESKRKESSKKYAKKISYRHIASEEEDNSSERYGSSEFSNEAHNFNSKENDSREYTIGTQIRVQHPITVPKKSTSSHTKYSTHLPNHFKSTTYADVNLSTEAHDTKLQPSKKHIHHHKYTQYFESDPFHVVAPPKPALSAVSPTPSLNYNVYEPEQEDFDLHPTNSNRVKAQLRERFKGVASQKQIEKYLEDQQKLLDEALKLQLLNNPKFHHLMKTKDAAEHHYDEGEYEELPVDPQPPPIYRSNFDDNLTFKSNRARRRPKGAELKRSPKSPPKPPTPIIGTSKRRFRPALVINV, encoded by the exons TTACTGTACTTCAGCTTGTTGTGGATTGGAATCTCTGTGAGAGCGCAAAGCTCTTCATTCTACCGTCGCACTTACTACAGCCCCATTTCCTCACCACCCACACACTACTTCTCCTCGCATCCCAGCAGCCACGAGTTCATGCCACTCTCCTACGCCAGCGATTTACACACCGAAGAGAGCAAACGAAAGGAATCTTCAAAGAAGTATGCAAAGAAAATATCCTATCGTCATATCGCTTCG gaagaggaagataaCTCCAGCGAACGCTACGGCTCAAGTGAGTTCTCAAATGAGGCGCATAATTTCAATTCGAAGGAAAATGATAGTCGCGAATACACCATTGGCACGCAGATACGTGTGCAACACCCTATAACAGTACCAAAGAAATCCACGTCTTCGCATACCAAGTACAGCACACATTTACCTAATCATTTCAAGAGTACCACCTATGCAGATGTGAATCTTTCTACCGAGGCGCACGACACTAAACTACAGCCATCGAAGAAACACATACATCATCACAAATACACGCAGTACTTCGAATCGGATCCCTTCCATGTGGTTGCACCACCCAAACCCGCACTCTCCGCTGTGTCGCCAACACCCAGTCTCAACTATAATGTATATGAGCCGGAACAAGAGGATTTCGATTTGCATCCAACCAATTCGAATAGAGTCAAAGCTCAGCTTCGCGAACGTTTTAAGGGTGTTGCCTCACAGAAGCAAATCGAAAAATATCTAGAAGATCAGCAAAAATTACTAGATGAAGCGCTTAAGCTACAGCTGTTGAATAATccaaaatttcatcatttgatgaagaCGAAAGATGCCGCCGAACATCACTACGATGAGGGTGAATATGAGGAATTGCCTGTCGACCCGCAACCTCCACCAATTTATCGTTCAAATTTCGATGATAATTTAACATTCAAATCGAATCGTGCAAGGAGACGTCCAAAGGGTGCAGAATTGAAGCGGTCACCGAAGTCACCACCGAAGCCCCCGACGCCCATAATTGGCACGAGTAAGCGGCGATTTCGCCCAGCACTTGTCATCAATGTTTGA